Genomic segment of Pongo pygmaeus isolate AG05252 chromosome 1, NHGRI_mPonPyg2-v2.0_pri, whole genome shotgun sequence:
AGGCAAAGGCCCCCTGCTTTTGAGTGCACAGATCCCCTGGCTGGTGGATTCTGTATCCTCCAAGTGCCTGCTTGCTTCCTTAGGTCACCAAGAAGTTGTATTCAATGGGCTGCTACGAGATCTCCCTGGGGGACACCATTGGTGTGGGCACCCCAGGGATCATGAAAGACATGCTGTCTGCTGTCATGCAGGAAGTGCCTCTGGCTGCCCTGGCTGTCCACTGCCATGACACCTATGGCCAAGCcctggccaacaccttgatgGCCCTGCAGGTAATTGAAAGCATATGCCCATTCTCCCAAAGGCCACGGTGGGCAGGACAGCTTGTTATCATCTATtctttcagcaaacatttactgatgCCAGTATGCCAGGTTCCGAGCTGGCAATGGTGGACACAGTCATGGTGACACTGCCCAGATGTGAAGTGTGCACCTCTGTGTTGGGGAGACAGTCAAGGGAGTTACATGGCAATCCTACTGCATTATGACAGATGCTATGAAGGGAGGAGCACGGGGCTCAGGAAGCCCAGAGGGGCCCCATCCCAGCTGAGGAGATCTGGGAGGATTTGCAAAAGAGGCCTCAGTGAAGCTTGAAGGACAAAGTAAGCTGCTGttgaaggaagaggaaaggtgaCTAGGCAGAATTGCACCTCAGGACTGATGTGGGGTTCAGGGAGGACTCATACAACATACAGGGTTTTCAGTGTGCGGGTGTGTAGCAGAAGCAGGTGAGGAGGCAGGAGGTAGAGAAGCCAGCAGACGTCACTCAGCGGGAGAGGCTTTAACGCCGTTCCCCACAGATTGAGCTAAGACCTCAGATTAGTTTCCCTTGAGGTTTGCTTCTCATGGGCTGGTCCAGAATGGAGATCCATTGGCTGGCGGCTGGATAGAAGTATTCTTAGTGTCTGACCACAGCTACCTTGCTGTAGCATTGGCCTAACCTTCCATCTCTAGGATAGTGTTGGCAGtcccagccactttttttttttctctcaattatCCCCTAGAGGTTCGTATCTAAGCCAGGTGAGTCTGTTACGTTCTGGGCCGGTTTCCTCAGAGTTGTGGCTGTCAAGGTTAAGGTTCGTAGTTCTGGGGTCTGCTCATTTCTCGGCTTACTGTGACACCCTGCCCTGGCTCCTGGGCTTTCCTTCGGCTCATGCGTTTCCcagccaggcaggcagggagagTGACTTCCTCTCCTATGCCTTGCCAGGCAGGTATAGGGGAATTCTGCACAGCTGAGGTGAGTCTGAGGCAAAACTTCATCCTGATCAGGCTCAGGACACTCCTGCTCCTCTGTGCTTCTCTGTTTCATGGCAGTGATATCTCAGAATCCcctttttgaaaatttatcaGGGAACAGGTTGAGCTGTGTGATGTCTGGCAGTAGCTTCCCGTGACCTCCCTCTTCCATCAGTTATTTCGGAAATATGGATCGATGTGCCAGGTTAAGTGCTGACTTAGACAACAGTAACAAGACCCAATCCCTGCCGTTTGGGAACTCATGTTATGGTGGGTGGGGAAGACGGATggaagattacaggcatgtaaatAACACATTGTAAGACCATTTATTCACCTATTAAAACCTAACCTAACAGTGCCtagtgtgctaggcactgttctcagCATTAAGGATTCAGCTGTGACCAAAACAGAGTCTCTGACCTCACGAGGTTGACACTCTAATACGatgagacagataataaataaacaaacatacagCAGGCCAGGTGTTCATAAACACTGGAGAAAAAATGAAGCAGGTTAAGGCAGTGCTAGGCCTTTCTGTAGATTGGCCTCACTCAGAAGGTAGCATTTGAGAGAGACCTGAGGGAAGCGAGTGAGTGAGGCCTGCGGACCCCTagcagggagggggagggaagggagcccCACCCAGGAAAGCAGGCGCAGAGCCCCTGAGGGAGGCGTGTGCTTGCTGTGTTCAGGGATCATGAGGAGGCATGTGGCGGGAGAAGTGTGACCAAGGAGAGAGGGGCAGAGATGTCAGGGTTAGAGGAAGGCCAGATCGGGGGCCTTGTAGGACTTTGACTCTTTCAGACTGAGCTGGGAAGCTAACAGAGTCTTGAGCAGGGGCGGGGAGAGAGATAATCTGAAATGTTCCCTTTGAGAGGCttctcggccaggcatggtggttcacacccgtaatcccagcactttgggaggctgaggcaggtggatcacttgaggtcaggagtttgagaccagcctggccaacatggtgaaaccctgtctcaactaaaaatataaaaactagctgggcgtggtggcatgagcctgtaatcccagctatttgcgaggctgaggcttgagaatcacttgagcccgggaggtggaggttgcagtgatttgcagtgagccgagatggcgccagtgcactccagcctgggcaacagagtgagacttcttatcaaaaaaaaaaaaaaaaaaaaaaaaaaaagaggctcctCTGGGTGCTGTGTAGAGAATACACTGTAGAGAGACAGAAGAACCAGTTTGGAGCCTACAGCAATCCAGGTGAGAGACATGGCAAGGAGGCCTGGAGGGCAGAGGTGCGTGACTGGATCTCAGCAGTTCGTGTTCTGATCTGTGAAGCTCGAGACATCTATAGGCAGGTATGTTAACCTGGGTGCAGTTAACTGGGAGTGAGTGGAGATAGAGAAGCTGTCTGAGGAGTGAGCAGTAAGGGCTCCAGCCGAGATCAGGGAGGTGAGGAAGAGCCAGCAAAGACTGGCTCGAGGCCTCAGGAGACTCCAGAGCACTAGGAGGAAAACCAAGGGATGTGGAGCCCTGGAAGCCACATGGAGAAGGTGTCCAAGATGATGCGGCTAGTCAAGTGCAAAGATGAAGAGACTTGACCTTTGTACTTAGCTACAGGGAGGCCACCAGTGGCCTTGACTAGAGCTGTTTCAGTGGAGGAGTCGTGGGGACGCAAACCTGTTTCGAATGGGTTCAAGTGAGAATGGTAGATGTTAAATGGGAACAGCTCTTTTGAGGGACTTTGCTTTGAATGGGGGGAAAGAAATAGGAGGTTAGAGGGTTCCAAAAAGGTTTGTAAAAGATGGGAGAGATCGCAGGCTGTGTGAGGATGACCCAGTGGAGGGGAGTAACAGGTTgcagcagagagggagagacttACTGGAGCACATCCTGAAGCAGGTGGGAATGGGCCTCACGCCAAGGTGGAGGGGTTGGCCTTGGCTAGGAGCTCGGGGTCCATCTCAGGCAGCATGAGGGACAGTGGGTCTGTAGGCCCAGATGTAGGCAGGTGGGTAGATGTGACAGTGGGAGTCAATGGAGACATCTCTTTTGATTGCATCCGTTTCCATAAAGCAGCAGATGAGAATGAGGATGGGGAAGGGAGTGATAGAGGTTtaagaagagaggagaaagtgAAATAGTCATTTGGGAGAGTGGGAGGTGACTGACCTGGGAAGATGGGATATGGCCCTCGTGTGGCAAGGGCCCTGACTGAGAGTAGCCTGgaggtggtgggggggggggggtaaGTGGCCGGGGAGGGGGAGGATAATAAATGAATCACAGTAAACAACAGGGGTCTGAAATCTCAGCATTGGGAGGTGGTTAGGCTGGATCAGAAAAGGTCTCCCTGAGCAGGTGGCTTTCAGACTGGAACCTAAAGGGTGAGAGTCCACCATGAAAGGAAAGATACTGCTGGCAGAGGAAACAGTGTAACAGAAACTAAAAGGAGAAGCACTGTCTCTTTCTGTGGGATTGTCGTGTCAACAGAATCATAAGCCAAAGCAAAGAATGACTCTAGAATTTCAGGCAACAGACGATTGGGAGGTTTGCAAGGCTCAGCTCTGTGGGCTTTTGTCCCCAGCAACAACCGTGTTTCACCATCCTTATGTTTCTAGATGGGAGTGAGTGTCGTGGACTCTTCTGTGGCAGGACTTGGAGGCTGTCCCTACGCACAGGGGGCATCAGGAAACTTGGCCACGGAAGACCTAGTCTACATGCTAGAGGGCTTGGGCATTCACACGGTAAGCCCACCCAACCCCTGGTGGTGACAGCCCTGAACTGACGAGGGGGCCTGAAGCTGAGAACAAAAGCGGATGGGGGTATTTGGGGTTGTTAAGGTGCTGAGGAGTAAAGAGGGAAAGtgttagccaggcgcagtggctcatgcctttaatctcagcactttgggaggctgaggcaggagggtcacttgagcccaggagttcgaggctgcagtgagctatgatcctgccagtgtactccagcctgggtgaaacagcaagaccctgtctcttcaaaacaaaacaaaagaggggAAGGGTGTCGGGGATTATGGATATTTGatctaatattttaatgtttgtgaGAGTAGGGTTGAGTGAGGCCACACACATGGGCACAAGAAGGCTGGAGTGTCAGGGTGACTTTGACAGTTCAGTCCTAGGAGACACCGGGAACATGGAAGAGGCCCTGGGAAGGGTCAGGTTCATGACCTGAAATGAGTCAGTTCTCTCTTGGCTTTGTTttgttctctgtaaaatgaggacagtaGTGTTAGACAGCTCACCAGGGATCCACCAGAGTCCACCAGGGCCCTCAGTGGCGGGACGGAAGCAGAATAGCATCTGTGCTTAAAGATCAGATGGAACTGGGTTTAAAGCCTACTCCTGCCACTCACAGGCTATGAGACCTCAgacaaattatttcatctctctgaacctaagaaatgggaataataatgccgTCTATCTCATGGAGCCATTGTGACGATTAAGTAAGAAAACGTATGTAGAGGGCcaggcgcacacctgtaatcccagcactttgggaggccaaggcgggtggatcacctgaggtcaagagtttgagaccagcctggccaatatggtgaaaccctgtctccactaacaatagaaaaattgctgggcacagtggctcacgcctgtaatcccaacgctttgggaggccagggtgggcagatcgcctgaggtcaggagttcgagaccagcttggccgaaatggtgaaaccccatctctactaaaaatacaaaaattagctgggtgtggtggtgcgcacctgtaatcccaactacttgggaggctgaggcaggagaattgcttgaacccaggagtcggaggttgcagtgagccaagatcacgccactgtactccagcctggtgacagagtgagactccctctcaaaaaaaaaaaaaaaaaaaagaaaagaaaaattagctgggtgtggtggcacacacctgtaaccccagctactcaggaggctgaggcaggagaatcacttgaacacaggaggcagaggttgcagtgagctgagtgcgtgccattgcactccagcctgggcgacaagagcaaactctgtctccaaaaaaaaaagaaagaaaacttatgtAGAATGCTTATCACAGAGCTGAGCACAGAGTGCACTTCAGCAAATATGAGCTACTGTATGAACAGAGGGTTTCTGCCTGGCTCTTTCAGTTGGTGTTTTtatccctccctctctgcctcacaATTGTCACTTGAATATCAGTTTTTTACCTCTgtgggccaggccctgtgctgggcccTGAAGAGGGACTACTGAACAAGACTGATAAGATCTGTGCCCTGGTAGTGGCACTACAAACCATGATAGAGATGGGCATCTTACACGAGGGGGAGTCAGAGGAATAACCCAGGTGCCAGACAGACAGGAGCTCACAGGCAGCTGGTGCCCCACTGTCAAGGAAAAAGCCTGTTTATCTTCACCTTTACTTTTCAGTATCACAGTTGTCTGTCCATGCTGATGTTTTCCCTGGTGTTGAGGGCATACCATGACTTACTGCATCCTCTAACTTGTTTCTCAAAGGGTGTGAATCTCCAGAagcttctggaagctggaaacTTTATCTGTCAAGCCCTGAACAGAAAAACTAGCTCCAAAGTGGCTCAGGCTACCTGTAAACTCTGAGCCCCTTGCCCACCTGAAGCCCTGGGGATGATGTGGAAATAGGGGCACACACTGATTCATGGATGGGGACATGGAAATGAGAATAGGTTAAATGGTACCGGTACCTCATAGCCAGCTCTACACAGAGGTCTCTCCTGGCAGAAAGCAGGTGAGGGGCAGGAGGAGCTGCTTGGCAGAAGGACCTCCTGCCCAGACCTGAGTAGGAGTGAGAGGCTTTGAGGGCTGAAGTCTCCCTTCGTTACGGACCCTGGCCCAGGAGTTGAATGCCTGAGGACATGTGGGAACCCCATTCCCTACTTAGCATGATCCTTGAGTCTCCTCTCTGGATGGAATCCGCGAGCTGTCCACCTGGTCACCCTCTACACGGCTCTACCCTGCCATGGCCTTGGGGTCCTTGCTCTTTGACTTCTCAGGACACAGGTCATGGAGGTTCTTCCCAAGCTGGCAGAGGCCATTTGTGGAAAATGGAGAGCTTCGTGGTGGCCATCTGCCAACTCCAGCATCTCTGGAAAATCTCCACGCTGAATGTGATTTTTGAAAACAGGTTATGTAATTAAAGGTTGAATGGCACATCATAATTCCAGCATTCGGTTGTGCAGCTGTGTATATACATGAGCGTGGGGGAGTAAAATACTTTACCATGTTGCACTCTGAGAGGAAAATGGAGACTATGAACTAGTTTATTAATCTTTGGATTTCCTCCCTGTTTCCCCACCTGAGCCGCAAATCCATAGTGACTGGAAATCAGTGGTTTTGggcttactcaggaggctgcttGCGGCAGTTGCTGGCCAGAACACCGACGGGGTTGTTTTTGAGCTTTGCCTCTGTGACTGGGGCTATTGCACAAGCTCCCCTGAGGGCACACTTGCTGCTTCGGGCCTCGGTGGCCCGGCCTCTCCCTGGCGCTCCCAGGCCCGGGAGCGCTCACCTGTCGGTTCCCCGGGCTCTGCGGGCAGGCGCTGATTCCCGGCTGCGGGGACACCTGTGCGCTCCTGCATTTAGGCCTCCTTTGCTCTGGTTTCATCACACAGGATGTGGTATTTTGTGCATATTATTCTCTAGCTCTACTACTTTTCATTGTAAACAAACAATCATTTTCTAACCTGCCGTCGTGGCAGGCAGAGTGCAGACCGACCCTTCCCGGCAGGTGGGGGCCGCGGTGAGGGCTGAGAGCCAAGAGCGCTGGAACTGCTAGTGTGGCCTGATAGCTTCCTCCAGCTCCTTGGTTTATTTGCAAACTGGACTTCCAGCACTAGGCCCCCTGCGACCCCCTCCTGCCTTAGTCCCGTGGGATCGGGTAGTTCAAGATTTTGAATTCATGGTTTGGCAGACACCAGCAAGTCTGAAAACCTGCGGGTCAGAGTGGGGCGGAGGCGTGGGCCCCCTActctctgccccctgccccctcGGAAGCGCGGCAGGGGTTGGGACCTCTTCCAGGGGTTGGGACGAGTTGGCGCGGGGACCCGAGGCACCGGCAAATACCCACCGGCTCCTGGGACCTGGCGCCGGCGGCGCCTCTCGCGGGGTGGCACCGCCCACTTCCGCCTTACGCGGGCGAGCGCCGCGCAGTCTTCGTCACAGCGCGGAGGCCTTTTGTCCTCCCGCCGTCCCCGTAGTGGCCGTAACCCGAGTGACACGTTTCCTTGGGGGCGTGGAGGGgtggggtcggggtcggggtggGCCGTCAGCACTTAAAGGGCCCGCCGCTCGGGCGCAGGAGGCGGTGCCTCTGGAGCAAGCGTGGGGCGCGGGAACCCGAGCAGGTTCGGGAGACGGAATGAAGGGCCGGGTGGGCTCGCGAGGGGCCGGGGAGTCCGCGGGGAGCGAGGGAGTTTCCGAGGGGCGGGTCGTGTTCCTGGCAGCGTCCCTCCAGGGCAGGCCCGCCCCCTTTCTCCCAGTTCCCCGCTGCCCGGGCTGGGGCGGCCGGGGTTCATTCATTCCCGGCCTGGGGACTCCTAGCTCGGCCCCGCTCCGCGCTACAGCCCAAAGCCCAGCCTGAGACCCAGCCGCCCTCGAGTGCCCACGGCctagctccccttccctccagcaGACAGACTGGGAAAACCGAGTGGGCGACGGCTGAGCAAGGTCACTCCGCTGGTCGGGGGCGCAGCCGGCCTCAGACCAGCTTTCCTGCTTTTCCCAGGGCCTCTCTGCGACCACTTTCGGGGTCCGCGCCAggcgcggggcgggggcgggggcggcttCGGCGCGGCGGGCAGAGTCCAGCGGGGAGCGGTGGGGGAAGGGCGAGCCGCCTGGGGAGGGGGCCGGGCTGCGAGCCTGGAGATCCAGATTCCAGCCCGCTGTCGCCAGCTGTGGGACCGAAGGGCAATTGTTTCACCTCTCTGGCCCTAGTATCTGTATCTGTAAAGTGCCAGTGATAATACCTGTCTCACCGAGATGCTGGGGGAATTCAGGAAAATCATGCAAAAGTGCCTGGTACAGAGCCTGGCACGCAGAGGGCTCTTGGTCAAGTGGGTTGGAGCTGCGTGAGCCCAGAAGGGTATAGAGGCAGCGTGGAGGAAGGCGGCAGCGGGCCCGGTCGCTGGGAATGAAAGGCCTCAGTGTCTGGGGCTTCCTCCCCGTTCTACCCGCAGAGTTTGTTCAGGGTGGAGGTGCGCACCTGGCCAAGTCCACGTGTACACAGCCCACCCAGAGTGGCCTAAGTTGGGCGGGATTCCTAACTCCGAGCCAGGAGTGACCGGGCTGGCCCTGGCATGGGCAGAGGCTGAGcgggggttggggtggggcccCCTCCAGGACCAACCACGGTGTGGTTGCCCCTGAGCTGGCCTCAGCCTGCCTGGCGAAGGACCTCACCCTTGAGGCCATGTGATCTATTTCCTGCTTCCTCCCAGCTGACCCTTGAGGGAAAGGGGGTGGGGGCCACCTAGAGCAGGAGGTATTAGTCACTGCGCCCAGGAGCCAGTTTACACCTAGCGAAGGCGGAGGCATTGGACAGGCCTGGGTCTGAGCAGACAGAACCCCTTCCTGGGACCCTGGAGCCCTAATCGTGCTGCCATTTTCCTTCTGTCCAGGACTCTCCAGTCCTCAGTCACCTTGGAGAAAGAAGTGTGGATCCTCAGATTCCATCTTTTCCAACTCCAAGGCAAGTGGAACTAGAAAATAAGGTGCCTGTGTGTCAGTCTCCCCAGCTCTGCTGTGGCAGGCCCTTAAGATCACCTCACTGAACCCTCACGCTGCCTCATGAAGTTTATACAATTATTAGCTCCGTTTTACAGAGatagaaactgaggccaagaggcTAATTAATTTCCAAAGCCTAAGGCCAGAAAGTGATGGTATCCAGACTTGCCCCAGGGCTGACTTCTGAACCAGCCTGGTACCTAGGGCACACTGCCGCCTCCTTCCAAAGTGAGCTTAGGGGGCAGGATTCCAGTGGGAAGGAAGCTCTAAGCAGGCAGCCTCAGCCACCTCTGAGACTCTGTGTCctgggccaggtgccatggcagAGAAGGTGCTGGTAACAGGTGGGGCTGGCTACATTGGCAGCCACACGGtgctggagctgctggaggccggCTACTTGCCTGTGGTCATCGACAACTTCCATAATGCCTTCCGTGGTGAGCGGGGCAGTGGGGCTGGGGCTACTTGAGGGGATGGCAGAAGCAAAACCCTGGGTTCCACCTCCACCACCGGGCGGGGAAAGTGTGTCTGGCTAGTCCCTGGGAACACAGCACCCCATGTCGTGATGATGTGACCTACATGTACCCTACCAGGAGGGGGCTCCCTGCCTGAGAGCCTGCGGCGGGTCCAGGAGCTGACAGGCCGCTCTGTGGAGTTTGAGGAGATGGACATTTTGGACCAGGGAGCCCTACAGCGTCTCTTCAAAAAGGTGggtgcaggctgggcgtggtggctcacgcctgtaatcccagcactttggaaggccgaggtgaggagatcacttgagcccaggtgttcaagaccagcctgctcaacacggtgaaaccccatctctacagaagaatacaaaaattagctgggcatggtagcccatacctgtggtcccagctacttgggaggctggcatgggaggatggcttgagcctgggaggtggagattgcagtgagctgagatggcaccactgcactccagcttggacaacagagcgagactgtcaaaaaaaaaaaaaaaaaaggtgggtgcAGGCAGGCAGGCCAGGGGCATTGCCAAGGACTAAGACCAGTAGAGCAACCTCTGGCCATGTCGCCCCCGCAGCACAGCTTTATGGCAGTCATCCACTTTGCGGGGCTCAAGGCCGTGGGCGAGTCGGTGCAGAAGCCTCTGGATTATTACAGAGTTAACCTGACCGGGACCATCCAGCTTCTGGAGGTGAGAGGcatggggcagggcacagacactAGGAGGGTGCCCAGCTGGGCCCCAGCCTGGCAGGCAGTGCCAAACACAGAGCCCAAGCTGTATCATCCTGGCCTCATGTCTTTACCTCccagtctcagtttccccatctgtaaatgaGAGTGCTTATCACCTCAGCCCCATTCTCCTGTGGAGGAGTAACGGTGGGAGTAATGTGTGAGGCAGAGGCCACTGATGCCCTCTCTACGGCCAGATCATGAAGGCCCACGGGGTGAAGAACCTGGTGTTCAGCAGCTCAGCCACTGTGTACGGGAACCCCCAGTACCTGCCCCTGGACGAGGCCCACCCCACGGGTGGTTGTACCAACCCTTATGGCAAGTCCAAGTTCTTCATCGAGGAAATGATCCGGGACCTGTGCCAGGCAGACAAGGTGAGGGCCCCCTTGACAGTGCCCTGGCTCCGCTGATCAATGGACTCCTCAGGGCCCACCCTGAGCCCAAGGGTGGGATTCCGAACACCCCCACTAAGGAGGAAGCTAAGGCTCAGGCAGTTGCAGTGGAGGGCCCCATCCCCTGCTTGTTTCTAAAGATAATAGACAactggccgggagcagtggctcatatctgtaatctcagcactttgggaggcccaggtgggcagatcacttgaggtcaggagttccagaccagcctggacaacatggtaaaactcccatctctactaaaaatacaaacattagccgggcatggtggtgtgtgcctgtggtcccagctattcgggaggctgaggcacaagaattgcttgaacctggaa
This window contains:
- the GALE gene encoding UDP-glucose 4-epimerase isoform X1 produces the protein MAEKVLVTGGAGYIGSHTVLELLEAGYLPVVIDNFHNAFRGGGSLPESLRRVQELTGRSVEFEEMDILDQGALQRLFKKHSFMAVIHFAGLKAVGESVQKPLDYYRVNLTGTIQLLEIMKAHGVKNLVFSSSATVYGNPQYLPLDEAHPTGGCTNPYGKSKFFIEEMIRDLCQADKTWNAVLLRYFNPTGAHASGCIGEDPQGIPNNLMPYVSQVAIGRREALNVFGNDYDTEDGTGVRDYIHVVDLAKGHIAALRKLKEQCGCRIYNLGTGTGYSVLQMVQAMEKASGKKIPYKVVARREGDVAACYANPSLAHEELGWTAALGLDRMCEDLWRWQKQNPSGFGTQA
- the GALE gene encoding UDP-glucose 4-epimerase isoform X2, which gives rise to MAEKVLVTGGAGYIGSHTVLELLEAGYLPVVIDNFHNAFRGGGSLPESLRRVQELTGRSVEFEEMDILDQGALQRLFKKHSFMAVIHFAGLKAVGESVQKPLDYYRVNLTGTIQLLEIMKAHGVKNLVFSSSATVYGNPQYLPLDEAHPTGGCTNPYGKSKFFIEEMIRDLCQADKTWNAVLLRYFNPTGAHASGCIGEDPQGIPNNLMPYVSQVAIGRREALNVFGNDYDTEDGTGVRDYIHVVDLAKGHIAALRKLKEQCGCRIPYKVVARREGDVAACYANPSLAHEELGWTAALGLDRMCEDLWRWQKQNPSGFGTQA